In Asterias rubens chromosome 17, eAstRub1.3, whole genome shotgun sequence, a genomic segment contains:
- the LOC117301411 gene encoding tyrosine-protein kinase Mer-like isoform X6 gives MNSDTIVRLVLPLDDYVARDDPRYVFDRDNPRDPLTIEGLTLEDEMRYWCEVYLTGTGFRHDSQILRIRVPPTTMTITYQGNSYSNGDSIPVLAADSQQFTCIVPGIKPAANFTWMLEGAELMQTRSQVDNENQGDSRLVDSADTEAVSIAESPGTLALSCGATNRQDGLSDVEMTVTVTLQVKVPPRASSITLSDSTGSLDPDTTITVEQGVTYTLTCVVRGTRPSVTIKWYIRDQLQKTDGPDSPPIGDELVDTTSDWSFIPTRPYHDGMVKCSASTAETPAGQSAPSVSITLKVNGPPDNARITAETSPMTENEPVDLTCTADNGYPNDWSLAWFNGDIPLTNPGTAPSPQDTRFTFSSTLTFTPGRRDNGGSIICKAVRGAVTAAEGTFGPLDVRFCARSTRIEQCPMKVQQGSELALICSSESSSPATSLSWFKNKVEASDQVTSVVRDGDFNGLVTEQTYLQQFTSKVDNGAMLTCCVAGPCDDRDLCSAPCTLNVEYPPEFLRQTTPDVVVDEGQDVTLSCAADANPKPPDFITWERVGYSQPLSSVYADGVSNVTLTGLTRDQAGRYRCIGNNGIPPVVPSSGVVVRVHYQVFFRDEDDLTVGAKDGATALLKCTAMGNPLPVTQWRSATEEITNQTQPGKLTVTHTTISGDDVEGYRVVSTLEIAGVVGASDYGVYTCQSGNGIGRVVTLAIELNDRVKPQPPTGVTIDRGQIKATSVKITWTPGNDGGETQWFHVNHRKVATSVEFDPDKRSKRIDGAFEYLLERLSPFSLYEIEVYAVNVNGVSRSVKRNVTTLPLNPAEMGIAVTFRQATGAMSLEKIPENNDGCLQLEFRLNGQEEWYSYGGCQETDRELMLGEVRSRFCQGSLCSEPSQADVDASRGDVGLIAGIIILILVLLVVVVVLLVVTFHRRRFNGMDKQSLVTKKKRKPEMEYQELDIPMQIVSVPPVAKRPEPVPPTYDEVPEVDIAMAVPRDRVNIMKPLGEGAFGRVLLGRVRSIIRRGVVTDVAIKTLKDGAGPTQKDDLLRELDLMKSLPTHNNVVKLLGFCIETEPIYIIVEFLSKGNLKDLLTESRGKGKAKLQVYGNLHGSSKNLTSRDLIAMGRDVADGMAFLSEQECIHRDLAARNILVSKDMVCKVADFGLARDVKNDRVYHRKSETPLPIRWMALESIFDDLYTTKSDIWSFGILLWEIVTLGARPYPSMSAKTVVNDIEIGYRMPRPEHCQDELYQMMLNCWSDDPDDRLPFNKLSTKLGKLLETASDYICLSDYQETLYEVTMPSTSDEKI, from the exons TACCTCCGACCACCATGACCATCACCTATCAGGGAAATAGCTACAGCAACGGTGACTCCATCCCAGTACTAGCAGCAGATAGTCAACAGTTTACCTGCATCGTTCCCGGTATCAAACCTGCAGCTAACTTCACATGGATGCTTGAAGGCGCCGAACTCATGCAGACAAGGTCTCAGGTGGACAACGAAAACCAGGGAGATTCCAGATTGGTGGACAGTGCTGATACTGAAGCCGTGAGTATCGCCGAGTCGCCCGGTACTCTAGCGCTGTCGTGCGGTGCCACCAACCGCCAGGATGGACTCAGTGATGTAGAGATGACTGTCACTGTGACCCTCCAAGTTAAAG TTCCTCCTAGAGCGTCATCGATAACATTGTCGGATTCGACTGGTTCCCTCGATCCGGATACAACAATCACCGTTGAACAGGGTGTTACGTACACCTTAACGTGCGTAGTACGGGGTACCAGACCTTCAGTTACCATCAAGTGGTACATTCGAGATCAGTTGCAAAAGACCGACGGACCCGACTCTCCTCCGATAGGGGACGAGTTGGTTGATACTACGTCTGATTGGTCATTTATACCAACTCGGCCTTACCACGACGGCATGGTTAAGTGTTCGGCTAGTACGGCTGAAACACCAGCTGGTCAGTCGGCCCCAAGTGTGTCTATCACCTTAAAGGTTAACG GTCCTCCAGACAATGCACGCATCACTGCAGAAACGTCGCCAATGACAGAGAATGAGCCTGTCGATTTAACGTGCACTGCTGACAATGGGTACCCTAACGACTGGTCACTGGCCTGGTTCAATGGTGACATCCCCCTCACCAATCCAGGCACCGCGCCCTCACCCCAAGACACTCGGTTCACTTTCTCCAGTACGTTGACGTTTACACCAGGAAGACGGGACAATGGAGGGAGCATCATTTGCAAGGCAGTAAGAGGAGCGGTGACTGCTGCTGAGGGGACGTTCGGACCACTCGACGTACGAT TTTGCGCCAGATCAACAAGGATAGAGCAATGCCCCATGAAAGTACAGCAAGGATCAGAGCTTGCCCTCATCTGTTCCTCGGAGAGTAGTAGCCCAGCAACTTCCCTATCCTGGTTTAAGAACAAGGTAGAGGCAAGTGACCAGGTGACGTCGGTGGTTAGGGATGGAGATTTCAACGGCCTGGTGACAGAGCAGACTTACCTCCAGCAGTTCACTAGCAAAGTTGATAATGGTGCGATGTTAACATGCTGTGTAGCTGGACCGTGCGATGACAGGGACCTGTGCAGCGCACCTTGCACGCTGAACGTCGAGT ATCCCCCGGAGTTTCTAAGGCAAACAACACCTGACGTGGTAGTCGACGAGGGTCAGGATGTGACCCTGTCATGCGCAGCTGATGCTAACCCCAAACCACCTGACTTCATCACGTGGGAAAGAGTCGGTTACTCTCAACCCTTGTCGTCGGTGTACGCAGATGGAGTGAGCAACGTCACACTGACCGGTCTCACGAGAGACCAAGCTGGGCGGTACAGGTGCATTGGAAATAACGGCATTCCCCCGGTCGTACCTTCGAGTGGTGTTGTCGTCAGGGTCCATT ATCAAGTGTTCTTCCGAGATGAAGACGATCTGACCGTTGGGGCCAAAGATGGCGCCACTGCCCTGCTGAAATGTACAGCCATGGGAAATCCACTCCCTGTAACCCAGTGGAGAAGTGCAACTGAGGAAATCACCAATCAGACTCAACCGGGGAAACTCACTGTTACTCATACCACTATCAGCGGAGATGATGTGGAGGGGTACAGGGTGGTTAGCACGTTAGAGATCGCTGGAGTGGTTGGGGCCAGCGACTATGGAGTGTACACTTGTCAGAGCGGTAATGGTATAGGGAGGGTCGTCACGTTGGCCATTGAACTCAATGATAGAG TTAAGCCCCAGCCGCCTACCGGTGTCACAATCGACCGGGGTCAAATCAAAGCTACATCCGTAAAGATTACATGGACCCCTGGGAACGACGGCGGCGAGACGCAGTGGTTTCACGTGAATCACCGAAAAGTTGCAACGAGCGTGGAGTTCGACCCCGACAAACGGAGCAAAAGGATCGACGGTGCTTTTGAATATCTGTTAGAGCGACTCAGCCCTTTCAGCTTATATGAGATTGAAGTGTATGCTGTGAATGTAAATGGCGTTAGCAGATCCGTCAAGAGGAATGTGACAACTCTAC CCTTAAATCCTGCGGAGATGG GTATTGCAGTGACTTTCAGACAGGCAACAGGCGCAATGTCCTTGGAGAAAATTCCAGAAAATAACGACGGCTGTTTGCAGTTAGAATTTCGTCTGAACGGGCAAGAAGAGTGGTACAGCTACGGTGGCTGCCAAGAGACAGACAGGGAGCTGATGTTAGGGGAGGTGCGTTCGCGATTCTGTCAGGGCAGTCTATGCAGCGAACCAAGTCAAGCAG ACGTAGACGCATCTAGGGGTGACGTAGGGCTAATTGCCGGCATCATAATACTCATTCTTGTTCTTTTGGTCGTCGTCGTGGTGTTACTCGTCGTTACATTTCATCGTAGACGATTCAACGGGATGG ATAAACAAAGTCTTGTTACAAAGAA AAAGAGAAAACCTGAAATGGAGTATCAAGAATTGG ACATACCGATGCAAATAGTTTCCGTTCCACCAGTGGCCAAACGTCCAGAACCCGTACCACCAACTTATGACGAAGTACCCGAAGTCGACATCGCTATGGCTGTACCAAGGGACAGGGTAAACATCATGAAACCCCTCGGTGAGGGCGCTTTTGGTCGGGTCCTACTCGGCAGAGTTCGGAGTATCATCCGAAGAGGTGTGGTCACCGATGTGGCCATCAAAACATTGAAAG ACGGGGCAGGCCCTACACAGAAGGACGATCTGCTACGAGAACTAGACCTCATGAAGAGCCTTCCAACTCACAACAACGTGGTCAAGCTTCTCGGATTCTGCATTGAGACAG AGCCTATTTACATCATCGTGGAGTTCCTCTCTAAAGGAAATCTAAAGGACCTCTTGACCGAGAGCAGAGGGAAAGGGAAAGCTAAGCTCCAGGTATACGGAAACCTTCACGGTAGCAGCAAGAACTTGACCTCCCGTGACCTCATCGCAATGGGACGAGACGTAGCTGATGGTATGGCATTTCTGTCTGAGCAGGAG TGTATACATAGGGATTTGGCTGCTCGTAACATTCTCGTGAGTAAAGACATGGTTTGCAAAGTGGCTGATTTTGGACTTGCTCGGGACGTCAAAAATGATCGGGTGTATCATCGGAAATCCGAG ACTCCTCTTCCAATACGCTGGATGGCATTAGAGTCAATTTTCGATGACTTGTACACGACAAAGAGTGACATATGGTCATTCGGCATACTCCTATGGGAAATCGTAACACTTG GTGCACGGCCTTATCCGTCCATGAGTGCGAAAACTGTCGTCAACGACATCGAAATCGGTTACAGAATGCCTAGACCGGAACACTGTCAGGATGAACT GTACCAGATGATGTTGAACTGTTGGTCTGATGATCCGGATGACCGGTTACCATTCAACAAGCTCAGTACTAAGCTAGGAAAGCTTCTAGAAACAGCGAGT GATTACATTTGTTTGAGCGACTACCAAGAAACTTTATATGAAGTGACGATGCCAAGCACTTCAGatgagaaaatttga
- the LOC117301411 gene encoding tyrosine-protein kinase Mer-like isoform X7, translated as MTITYQGNSYSNGDSIPVLAADSQQFTCIVPGIKPAANFTWMLEGAELMQTRSQVDNENQGDSRLVDSADTEAVSIAESPGTLALSCGATNRQDGLSDVEMTVTVTLQVKVPPRASSITLSDSTGSLDPDTTITVEQGVTYTLTCVVRGTRPSVTIKWYIRDQLQKTDGPDSPPIGDELVDTTSDWSFIPTRPYHDGMVKCSASTAETPAGQSAPSVSITLKVNGPPDNARITAETSPMTENEPVDLTCTADNGYPNDWSLAWFNGDIPLTNPGTAPSPQDTRFTFSSTLTFTPGRRDNGGSIICKAVRGAVTAAEGTFGPLDVRFCARSTRIEQCPMKVQQGSELALICSSESSSPATSLSWFKNKVEASDQVTSVVRDGDFNGLVTEQTYLQQFTSKVDNGAMLTCCVAGPCDDRDLCSAPCTLNVEYPPEFLRQTTPDVVVDEGQDVTLSCAADANPKPPDFITWERVGYSQPLSSVYADGVSNVTLTGLTRDQAGRYRCIGNNGIPPVVPSSGVVVRVHYQVFFRDEDDLTVGAKDGATALLKCTAMGNPLPVTQWRSATEEITNQTQPGKLTVTHTTISGDDVEGYRVVSTLEIAGVVGASDYGVYTCQSGNGIGRVVTLAIELNDRVKPQPPTGVTIDRGQIKATSVKITWTPGNDGGETQWFHVNHRKVATSVEFDPDKRSKRIDGAFEYLLERLSPFSLYEIEVYAVNVNGVSRSVKRNVTTLPLNPAEMGIAVTFRQATGAMSLEKIPENNDGCLQLEFRLNGQEEWYSYGGCQETDRELMLGEVRSRFCQGSLCSEPSQADVDASRGDVGLIAGIIILILVLLVVVVVLLVVTFHRRRFNGMDKQSLVTKKKRKPEMEYQELDIPMQIVSVPPVAKRPEPVPPTYDEVPEVDIAMAVPRDRVNIMKPLGEGAFGRVLLGRVRSIIRRGVVTDVAIKTLKDGAGPTQKDDLLRELDLMKSLPTHNNVVKLLGFCIETEPIYIIVEFLSKGNLKDLLTESRGKGKAKLQVYGNLHGSSKNLTSRDLIAMGRDVADGMAFLSEQECIHRDLAARNILVSKDMVCKVADFGLARDVKNDRVYHRKSETPLPIRWMALESIFDDLYTTKSDIWSFGILLWEIVTLGARPYPSMSAKTVVNDIEIGYRMPRPEHCQDELYQMMLNCWSDDPDDRLPFNKLSTKLGKLLETASDYICLSDYQETLYEVTMPSTSDEKI; from the exons ATGACCATCACCTATCAGGGAAATAGCTACAGCAACGGTGACTCCATCCCAGTACTAGCAGCAGATAGTCAACAGTTTACCTGCATCGTTCCCGGTATCAAACCTGCAGCTAACTTCACATGGATGCTTGAAGGCGCCGAACTCATGCAGACAAGGTCTCAGGTGGACAACGAAAACCAGGGAGATTCCAGATTGGTGGACAGTGCTGATACTGAAGCCGTGAGTATCGCCGAGTCGCCCGGTACTCTAGCGCTGTCGTGCGGTGCCACCAACCGCCAGGATGGACTCAGTGATGTAGAGATGACTGTCACTGTGACCCTCCAAGTTAAAG TTCCTCCTAGAGCGTCATCGATAACATTGTCGGATTCGACTGGTTCCCTCGATCCGGATACAACAATCACCGTTGAACAGGGTGTTACGTACACCTTAACGTGCGTAGTACGGGGTACCAGACCTTCAGTTACCATCAAGTGGTACATTCGAGATCAGTTGCAAAAGACCGACGGACCCGACTCTCCTCCGATAGGGGACGAGTTGGTTGATACTACGTCTGATTGGTCATTTATACCAACTCGGCCTTACCACGACGGCATGGTTAAGTGTTCGGCTAGTACGGCTGAAACACCAGCTGGTCAGTCGGCCCCAAGTGTGTCTATCACCTTAAAGGTTAACG GTCCTCCAGACAATGCACGCATCACTGCAGAAACGTCGCCAATGACAGAGAATGAGCCTGTCGATTTAACGTGCACTGCTGACAATGGGTACCCTAACGACTGGTCACTGGCCTGGTTCAATGGTGACATCCCCCTCACCAATCCAGGCACCGCGCCCTCACCCCAAGACACTCGGTTCACTTTCTCCAGTACGTTGACGTTTACACCAGGAAGACGGGACAATGGAGGGAGCATCATTTGCAAGGCAGTAAGAGGAGCGGTGACTGCTGCTGAGGGGACGTTCGGACCACTCGACGTACGAT TTTGCGCCAGATCAACAAGGATAGAGCAATGCCCCATGAAAGTACAGCAAGGATCAGAGCTTGCCCTCATCTGTTCCTCGGAGAGTAGTAGCCCAGCAACTTCCCTATCCTGGTTTAAGAACAAGGTAGAGGCAAGTGACCAGGTGACGTCGGTGGTTAGGGATGGAGATTTCAACGGCCTGGTGACAGAGCAGACTTACCTCCAGCAGTTCACTAGCAAAGTTGATAATGGTGCGATGTTAACATGCTGTGTAGCTGGACCGTGCGATGACAGGGACCTGTGCAGCGCACCTTGCACGCTGAACGTCGAGT ATCCCCCGGAGTTTCTAAGGCAAACAACACCTGACGTGGTAGTCGACGAGGGTCAGGATGTGACCCTGTCATGCGCAGCTGATGCTAACCCCAAACCACCTGACTTCATCACGTGGGAAAGAGTCGGTTACTCTCAACCCTTGTCGTCGGTGTACGCAGATGGAGTGAGCAACGTCACACTGACCGGTCTCACGAGAGACCAAGCTGGGCGGTACAGGTGCATTGGAAATAACGGCATTCCCCCGGTCGTACCTTCGAGTGGTGTTGTCGTCAGGGTCCATT ATCAAGTGTTCTTCCGAGATGAAGACGATCTGACCGTTGGGGCCAAAGATGGCGCCACTGCCCTGCTGAAATGTACAGCCATGGGAAATCCACTCCCTGTAACCCAGTGGAGAAGTGCAACTGAGGAAATCACCAATCAGACTCAACCGGGGAAACTCACTGTTACTCATACCACTATCAGCGGAGATGATGTGGAGGGGTACAGGGTGGTTAGCACGTTAGAGATCGCTGGAGTGGTTGGGGCCAGCGACTATGGAGTGTACACTTGTCAGAGCGGTAATGGTATAGGGAGGGTCGTCACGTTGGCCATTGAACTCAATGATAGAG TTAAGCCCCAGCCGCCTACCGGTGTCACAATCGACCGGGGTCAAATCAAAGCTACATCCGTAAAGATTACATGGACCCCTGGGAACGACGGCGGCGAGACGCAGTGGTTTCACGTGAATCACCGAAAAGTTGCAACGAGCGTGGAGTTCGACCCCGACAAACGGAGCAAAAGGATCGACGGTGCTTTTGAATATCTGTTAGAGCGACTCAGCCCTTTCAGCTTATATGAGATTGAAGTGTATGCTGTGAATGTAAATGGCGTTAGCAGATCCGTCAAGAGGAATGTGACAACTCTAC CCTTAAATCCTGCGGAGATGG GTATTGCAGTGACTTTCAGACAGGCAACAGGCGCAATGTCCTTGGAGAAAATTCCAGAAAATAACGACGGCTGTTTGCAGTTAGAATTTCGTCTGAACGGGCAAGAAGAGTGGTACAGCTACGGTGGCTGCCAAGAGACAGACAGGGAGCTGATGTTAGGGGAGGTGCGTTCGCGATTCTGTCAGGGCAGTCTATGCAGCGAACCAAGTCAAGCAG ACGTAGACGCATCTAGGGGTGACGTAGGGCTAATTGCCGGCATCATAATACTCATTCTTGTTCTTTTGGTCGTCGTCGTGGTGTTACTCGTCGTTACATTTCATCGTAGACGATTCAACGGGATGG ATAAACAAAGTCTTGTTACAAAGAA AAAGAGAAAACCTGAAATGGAGTATCAAGAATTGG ACATACCGATGCAAATAGTTTCCGTTCCACCAGTGGCCAAACGTCCAGAACCCGTACCACCAACTTATGACGAAGTACCCGAAGTCGACATCGCTATGGCTGTACCAAGGGACAGGGTAAACATCATGAAACCCCTCGGTGAGGGCGCTTTTGGTCGGGTCCTACTCGGCAGAGTTCGGAGTATCATCCGAAGAGGTGTGGTCACCGATGTGGCCATCAAAACATTGAAAG ACGGGGCAGGCCCTACACAGAAGGACGATCTGCTACGAGAACTAGACCTCATGAAGAGCCTTCCAACTCACAACAACGTGGTCAAGCTTCTCGGATTCTGCATTGAGACAG AGCCTATTTACATCATCGTGGAGTTCCTCTCTAAAGGAAATCTAAAGGACCTCTTGACCGAGAGCAGAGGGAAAGGGAAAGCTAAGCTCCAGGTATACGGAAACCTTCACGGTAGCAGCAAGAACTTGACCTCCCGTGACCTCATCGCAATGGGACGAGACGTAGCTGATGGTATGGCATTTCTGTCTGAGCAGGAG TGTATACATAGGGATTTGGCTGCTCGTAACATTCTCGTGAGTAAAGACATGGTTTGCAAAGTGGCTGATTTTGGACTTGCTCGGGACGTCAAAAATGATCGGGTGTATCATCGGAAATCCGAG ACTCCTCTTCCAATACGCTGGATGGCATTAGAGTCAATTTTCGATGACTTGTACACGACAAAGAGTGACATATGGTCATTCGGCATACTCCTATGGGAAATCGTAACACTTG GTGCACGGCCTTATCCGTCCATGAGTGCGAAAACTGTCGTCAACGACATCGAAATCGGTTACAGAATGCCTAGACCGGAACACTGTCAGGATGAACT GTACCAGATGATGTTGAACTGTTGGTCTGATGATCCGGATGACCGGTTACCATTCAACAAGCTCAGTACTAAGCTAGGAAAGCTTCTAGAAACAGCGAGT GATTACATTTGTTTGAGCGACTACCAAGAAACTTTATATGAAGTGACGATGCCAAGCACTTCAGatgagaaaatttga